The Portunus trituberculatus isolate SZX2019 chromosome 27, ASM1759143v1, whole genome shotgun sequence DNA window AGTACATATGGAAGTGTTCCACTTTTTCTGGGTTCATGCCTTTTGTTATTAATAATGCTAAATATATCAGTGTATACATCAACAGACTTCATGTAGTCTTTCTTATGCTTtcatgttcatgtttttttttttttttttttttttttttttttttttttgtatattccaGAGGATAATCTACTGAgtgaggagggagtgaaagcTCTGGCTTCCATCGTGAACATCATTGCTCATCTGATGAACATCACCCAATTGTGCACCAAGCAGCAGCCTAAAGAGGTCAGACTAAGACATACTGCCTGTTTCATAGTAGCCAAATATTGGAGGAAGAGATCATGAAATTTTCAGGcagaatttttctattttctagtATGTATTATGAGAATTTtgcttttcactttcctccataTTTACATGAATTGTAAGTAGGTAGGTACCCATATAGTTTATGTTTCTCACTTCACTAATCTTGAACATCTGCAGTGTGATTGGTTTGTTTGGCAACTTAACTCCCAGTACATGTCCAAGATAATGTCCGGCTTTCCATACTACCGTCATACAAGTCGAAtgaagatcaagaaaaagaaaaacaagtaagtATGACCAATACATACTGTCCATTGTAATGCAAGGACTCATTGCCATTGTAGAATatgtatttgtctttttatttaggCTTTAGGTTTGTGAAAGGTACATTGCCTAAAATATAACCCTTTTTCTCAGATGTAAACCAATATGtgactgtatatttttttttttttttttttttttttcttttcttttctttctctctctctctctctctctctctctctctctctctctccatggcatATATATCATTGCTATCCCTTGGGAAAATAATATAATTCATCACTGAGCTATATAATGGCCAGgcatttatattctttctctatATAATATTCAGTAGATGTTTGCAAGCCAAAAAAAAATCTGGCAGAAATTTTAAATTCAGCCAACAGAATGGAGATCAAGTATATATACCACCCACCCTTTAGCAGTTAAGATAACAGCTTGTCTTCTTGTTGGCAGACCAACTGACAAGGCAGAGGAGAATGTGGATGAACACGGCATCAGACATTGTATCCAACTCAATGTAACGTTGGCATCCCTGGCCACACAGCTCTCTCCCTCCAATCACTTCCAAGAGAAGGCTATTACTTTTATGTCAAGTAAGTCCTGCATGCCTAAGGTACAGAAGCTCCATCCATATTCTTTTATTGTACACATATAATTTACACTATTTGCCCCTTTGTTCTGTTGTGTGAAGTTTATGAACCATTCTGTCATGCCCAGGACATCACAGacatcattctttatttttatctatttatttacttatatttatttttatgattttttttgctttgactatcttggtttgtttgtgtgtgttacagaGGTGCTGTTAGACAAGACTCATGATGGTGAGTACAACATGGGTGCAGTGGTCAAAGTCTTACTGCACCTCCTGCCCCAAGCTGATGAGCAGGAGGCAGAGTCACTGGTAAGCAGTGTATTCACCTGCTACAAGCGTCTTCGTCCCCTTAGAAAGGACCGTACTCTCCTCCTTCAAGTGTTACTGGCTGCCACACACATCACAAACCCCACCATATGGAAGTAAGTCAACATTTATAACATATTGTAACCAGTGAGATATATTAACTATCTATAATTGACTATACTATACATAACCTTTATAGTGcagtcattttttctatttgtatacCAGGTAGATAGTTCCACATATGATGGTTTAGACAAGGCACTACACACTCACACTTACTTATAACATTCAGACTCATATCCCATTagaagaggaacagaatgaTCAGTTGTAGTGTTTCTGTtgcttttcctgtttcctgGTTGTTTCTTACATACCGACTGAAGTGTGTGGGAAGAGGCAGAGTTAACAGCATTGCTCCTCTTAGATGCAGGAGTGTGGAGTCATGGGTGAAGCAGATGGTGGAGGAGCTAGCACATGTAGAGGTGCAAGAGGGAGTCTTGGAGACAGCTATCACTCTCAGGCTACAGAACAACACCTGTCTCAACCGCCTTCTTGCAGTACACAGGCAGCAGATAATGGGTAGGTCTTGCTATCTATCCCCATGTTATGCCACcttacactgctggtcagagcagaAGGCGTGAAAGGGACCACAACTTCTGCTCGGACCAAATTTGATTCATCCCTTCTTAACCCCTAAACATCCGGCGTTATTCGCTTTATGTCACTATCTGACAACTCTGCAGCTCTAGTAGtcaaagtagatgatatgtttccttagtcaaCATTCGCCTTTGGATCATgtgcttgaatttgaattttctttcatcccccCTCACGGCCCCTTTTTGTGGATGCGTGAGCTTACCATTGTGCCTTGTTATTACCTATTAGGAGACCTTGGAAACTAATTGGCAAGGCCTAAATCTCAGACATTTGTGCCtcagtgagggagaataagtcaaatcaagaaattgcTACGAAcacttcttcaataacactcaacttcccctctcctctacattaaacacactcggtctatccttcactaaaaatctaaactggaaatttcacatctctactcttgctaaatcagcttccaagaagttaggtgtcctgtggcgtcttcgtccatttttctctccctcccagctgcttgctctgtacagggccttatccgcccgtgtatggagtatggctctcatgtctggggatccacacacagctttactaaacaaggtggaatctaaagcttttcgtcttatcaactcttctcctctaactgactgtcttgattctttaagtcaccgccgcaatgttgcatctttatctgtcttctaccgctgttttcatgctgtctgctcttctgaacttgctaactgcatgccttcccctcctgcggcctcgctgcacaagactctctacttcttctcatccctattctgtccatcttcctaatgcaagagttaaccagtatcttcactccttcattccctacactggtaaactctggaactctctacctgtgtctgtatttccacctgcctatgacttaaactctttcaaaagaggagtgtcaagacacctcttacgttaactggaccctccttttagatttttttgttttttctctttctcctactttcctcttaacagggcctggcaaccagcgggattttttttttccaacactttgttttcccttggccagtgcccttgtaatgttaaaaaaaaaaaaaaaaaaaaaaaaaagctctcaGAATTGTTCAAtgttggaccaaaatttatcgtgagggaagaagagacgcTTCGCCACCACCTTATAACCCTGAAGGGCGTAAGCACAGTGTGACCCAGAGAACTCTGAACGTTATTCAAAGACAGCTTGAGGCTGACCCTCACATACATAGCAATGAACTTAAGGCCAGGAACCTTCTTTACTGGCTAGGTGATTGAAAGAAGTGTGAAAGGCGACATGTGATACCGGAGTTGCCGtgcagtttcaaaaccttgcttCACACAATGGTCACCATAACAGAAGGCTTGCATtttgtgtctcagcacaaagattgggacttagGTAAGTGGCGTAGAGTACTCTGGTCAGATGGGGTAAGCTTTCAGGTTAAAGACAACCAGAGAAACTATGTGTACCGCAGACCCGGTAGTAACCATCACGATCCACGCTACACAACACCCACATTAAAAaccagattctttgatggtgtggggttgtttttcttactatggtcttgaaaaattagtgtttttgtctaagaatgttcgtatgaaccaaaataactactttgatctaattctagatgagttagatgagtgtatggaaaagtgcaatgctgataccttcaTGCAAGATGGTACACTGTGCCATACGGCAAACttaattgttgactggtttgatttctgcaatgtcagccttttaaaaccttggccCACAAATTCGCCAGACCTTAACCCTATAGAAAATCTCTGAgcgtacataaaactgaagctaaaggagagagatacctcctccctcccacgcctccaagccactattcaggacatatgggacaatattgatgctcagtatctccaccacttgggtgattcacttcccaAGAGACTTGAAAAGGGCAAGAAGGCATGAGGGCACCCTATCAATTACTAGTTTAGGTGAATACCCTCATTGAAAcatattttctgtgtcattaatctccttcacagGATGTCACAGGTATCATGCCTTCcactctgaccagcagtgtattTCAAACATTTAGGCGTCATGATATTAGCCCAGGTGAACCATTAAGATACATGGCAGCATAGAACAGGATAGACATGGGAGATGCAGTGTTCTGTCCGGCCCTTTGCTGTGTTGCCTGTCTCAGTGTGTGCTTGGCCTTACTTTAGGTTGTCTTTTATCTGCTTTTAATGGAGCTTCATTTTGTGTGCTGCTGATTGTGTCTTGATACTTCCCATTTAGAATTGATTCCCTTAAGAATGTTTTGATATACATGATATTGTACCATTGAAGCTAGTGTGAGAATACCATAGTTCAAGTGGATTTAGGTTGACCTTGGCTGTTCCATCATTTAATGTAATATgatgaaggcaaggcaagatagGAAGGAGGATGGGCAGACACTGTGAAGAGAGTGTTAGATGCATAATGGATGTCTAGAGTAAAGAAGAATGGCTGTACATTTTAAGacataagaggaaagaagtttTGATTGCATGGATGGAGATGCAGTCAAGACATGTATGTTGATATTATGATACATGTTGAAGAAGTTATTGATGTTTGTGTTTGAATTATGTGAACTGAAGAATGCATTGAGTTTAACAGTTTCTTGTTTCTCATCAGAAAACCTGCAGCAGAGGGAGGTGCCAGGAATGACTAAGAGTGCTGTTTCCAAAAGATTGCAACTCTTATTGAAAGATACATGAGACTGAAGTGTTTTTAACTAGTCTTGTGCCATCTTGGAATTGGAACATAactaagttatttttttataattaataAAATCTTGTTTTAATGAATATTTGGTCATCTGATTACCTCCTATGTTAGCAATGGAGAACAGGATAGATTAGATTGAAGTgagctcctttttttttgtgaattatGATAGTTTGGACTGCATTAAGAATGGTAAAATATTTAGCTTTcctgaaaataatgatatatataatatatatatatatatatatatatatatatatatatatatatatatatatatatatatatatatatatatatatatatatatatatatatatatatatatatatatattctgataagagaagaaatgcaataataaacaaaatacaagtgCAGTCTAATTGAATGAAgggacagaagaaaataaaacaatgacaggaagatgaaggaaaaatgagtgaagaagaggagaatgagcagTTATATttagaggaaaaggagcaggagaaacaaaataaagtaaatgtatAAGTGAAGcttagcataaaaaaaagagaatggataAGTAACAAATAATGAAACGGGCAATTGATTAGATATAAAGTATTAACATggacgacgaagaagaggaggaggaggagaagcgcgTCGTCTGCTTTGAGGCCGCGATCagctggtggtgtggtgcagacGGGACCAGACGCGGgtgctgttcttcctcttccctttccttctcttcctcccagcaGGCCACCATGGGGATGACACGCATACTGCAGGGCATCATGAGGTACAGGAACACGTACAGGGAAAGAATGGTGAAGCAGTTTGAAGTGGTGCGGGATGATCCACATGTAAGTAACGAATAACTGATTGACTGTCTGTGGGTATGGGATCTTCAAGGTTGCTGgcttcacactctctctctctctctctctctctctctctctctctctctctctctctctctctctatctgttgtGGTCACGTTTTTACTGTGTAGCTTAGCACGTTTGAGATAACCACTTCTCTATAAGATGTGGCTTATTacacaatatttatttttttatacgaaaataactactttttttttatatttagttaGTGACTATTTATTTTATGAAGCCTTTTTAATTACTGTGCTGTTTGTTGCATCATTTCAGCCCAAAGCGGTGTTCTTCACGTGTATTGACAGTCGCATGCTGCCCACCAGATTCACACAGACCAATGTTGGAGATATGTTCATTGGTAAGTGGTAGTGCTTTAGTGTACAGCAGGACACTTAAGGCTTACATCTGGCCACTCAAACCTTTGTCATCTCTTGGTTCAGTAAAATATATCGGTTTTTAATCTTTGTCTAATTGCCCAAATATCTCTTTGTTAATTAAGGAAGATGTAGTGTTATCCTGCTCCTCACTAAACACCAAACAAGATCCCAGTTAATGCTGTTGTTTTACTGTACTTTGTTCACACTTCCCACATAGGGTACGTGTACAGTGTTGCTTACATTTGTatcttatgtatatatgtatgtagttTATTGGTGTGTCCTAAGCAACATTGGAATATTCTTGTAAATAATATGTTTCGTGGCCCTTTCCTCAGTGCGTAATGCTGGGAACCTGGTGCCTCATGCCAACCTGAGTGGACACGAGGAGATCACTACAGAGCCCGCCGCGCTTGAGCTGGGGTGTGTCATCAACGGCATCAAGCACGTCATTGTTTGTGGTCACTCAGACTGCAAGGTGTGCATGTTGTCTTGAATTTGTCATGTTTTCTGTGGAGATATCCATATTCCATTCTTTTAACAACCTCACTTATTCATTACAGATTTCTTATAGTTATCATTATGTATATGCTTTTTTCACTGGTTTTATTGAGTTTGGAAAGCAGATTCTATATTTGTATTTGATGGGTATATttcttttgtcatattttttatttaattgcaTGTACATCAAGATATAAACATAATTACAACTCTGATAACACAGGCTATGAACATGTTGCACATGATGCGCAACAGTGACCGCACACTGCAAGAAATGCTCAAGTTGTCCCCGCTCAAGGCATGGCTGGTGCGTCATGGCCACTCATCCATCGTCAAGTTTGCTCAACTGGAAGTGTCTGATTTCCAAGCCCCATTAGTGTTTCAGGTAACGGAATACTGTCTTTTAAGTAACCTTGCAACACTTCACTGCTGAGTATATGTTATGTACACATCTACATACAACACAGATGCACAACTGCCCACACACCCTCTCATCAACACTCACAGAAGCACTTTGTTTTGGCTTGACAGGCTGAGACTCCAATGAGGCGCTTTGTTGCATACATTGACCCTGACAATCGCTTCAGTGTGGAGGACAAGCTATCTCAAGTCAACACTCTCCAGCAGCTGCAGAACATTGCCAGCTACAACTTTATGAGAGAGGGCCTCTTGAGAAACCGGGTCTACATCCATGCTCTCTGGTTTGACATCTACACGGGTGACATCTACTACTTCTCACGGCAACAGAAGATGTTTGTTGACATCAATGAGACCAACATAGAGAAGCTTCTTGATGAGGTTCTGAAATATTACACATAGTATAAAACTTCCCTGTGCTGGCCATTCCCTGGGTGACACAGCTGGGGCATTAGAAATAAacatatttagattttttttgcatATAAGCACATAAGTAACATAGATATTTTTATCATagatgtgtatttttttacttagtacttgtacattttttatttcatagtaCATTTAGTGTTTCCAAAGATGTGCAgatattcttgttattttagaATGGTTTGTAGAATTTGAATATGTTTGTCCATGTTACTGATAGAAAGCTTTGATGAAATAAGTTGAAGTGGATCAGTAACagatttatttaatattttgtttaattttattttcaatattttttatattgaatGACTAACATAGTGTAGCTGAAATGAAGTCTTGGGCTTCCACAAAGAGCACCGTCAGTTTGAAGTTTAGTTGGCCCTGAATGAACAAGATTTGACATACAATGCAATTTTGTGATAACATTCAACACAACACTgaatgattagaaaaaaattgaagcacatgtttatattttgtaacaaaggttgtgtgtgtttcactgtttgatctgctgcagtctctgatgagacagccagacgttaccctacggaacgagctcaaagctcattatttccgatcttcggataggcctgagaccaggcacacaccacacaccaggacaacaaggtcactactcctcgatttacatcccgtacctacttactgctaggtgaacaggggctacacgtgaaaggagacacacccaaatatctccacccggccgtgtgtgtgtgtttgtatagatACATTAACAAATATTTGCACAATTTCCACAGGAGACATTCCTTGTGTGTTTCTCACCAGACAGTTTTCTTTGTCTGCTTTATAGCACTGCCAAGtcacaaaattctctctctctctctctctctctctctctctctctctctctctctctctctctctctctctctctctctctctctctctctctctctctctctctctctctctctccagtatatGAAATGCAGTCAGGTAATATGTTCGGTGTGGCATATTAAAAATCTCGGTATTTATATCCTTATTTTGTACTGTTGAGAAATACTTAACCATTCACTACTAAAAGTACAAGTCCAGACCAGTATTAAGTACAAGACACATTGTTATTCTTGGGCCAGGCAGTAGACACACACAGTAGTCAatgagtgtgtggagtgtgtcttGCATGTTAAGTAGGTAGAGAAAGGAAGTAGAGATGGTAGGATGGAGAGATAGGAGATtacaaattaagagagagagagaaagggagagaatataAACTTGAAATTAAAGCTAATAAGAGAGAACATTTCAAGCTTTCTCAATGGCAGCCTATCTATTGTACTAACTACCTCAAAGCACAATGTGTTGCAGTTTTCCACTTATGTTTTCATGATCTGAACACATGTAAAATTCTTGCATCTTTCCACATGGCAGCAACTGTTTTTTGCTGCCTCCTACATCAGCTACAGTGTGCAGATGACAGGGAGAATGTGAGTGTGAGTTATCTGTCTGTTTCATGTTCAAGTTGTGTATGATTAACTAACCAGAACCCTTGCAGTAATTATGATTCGTTTATACTGTGTGCAATATGTCTAATACATTATATAGCTTTTATCCGGTAGAATTTTCTTTTCACCTATAGAAATCtgggaaatgatgaagaaaggcGTAAGAACACTGGAAATAGTAATAAATGCGTTATAAATGGGATAGTTAGAAGGCTTTGTAGCACCAAATTTAATAGAAAATTAAAGGCCCTCGATACTGCGTACGGTGTTACTATAAGAGATAGAAAACTCAGCGCACCATATAAGAAAAACAGTACTTCCGCAAGAcgcaagaaagtaaaaagggcgtaaaaaaaaaaaaaaaaaaaaaagctgcctaTGATGAGAGTTGAGAAATAAATGAGCTACCGGGTTATCACCCGGAAATATTAGTCGCATGCATGTATATATCCTTATATCTACGTTTTGTGAGGAATGGGATAATAAAGTAAAGCGCGGTGAGATAAAAGTCGATATATAATAGGTCCTTT harbors:
- the LOC123509493 gene encoding beta carbonic anhydrase 1-like, which gives rise to MGMTRILQGIMRYRNTYRERMVKQFEVVRDDPHPKAVFFTCIDSRMLPTRFTQTNVGDMFIVRNAGNLVPHANLSGHEEITTEPAALELGCVINGIKHVIVCGHSDCKAMNMLHMMRNSDRTLQEMLKLSPLKAWLVRHGHSSIVKFAQLEVSDFQAPLVFQAETPMRRFVAYIDPDNRFSVEDKLSQVNTLQQLQNIASYNFMREGLLRNRVYIHALWFDIYTGDIYYFSRQQKMFVDINETNIEKLLDEVLKYYT